Proteins from one Anopheles nili chromosome 2, idAnoNiliSN_F5_01, whole genome shotgun sequence genomic window:
- the LOC128725340 gene encoding uncharacterized protein LOC128725340 produces MLLDQLFRAKRSPAHTEVLRCQLASVADYEQRLVETVDRTVLDYCRGEAGSGQTVTNNRNAFDRLLIRPRCLQRIGGSRSLAVTSFGINFRMPIGIAPIALQRVACSEGEKAMASAARTFGVPFVLSVLSSVSIEELAEAVPRAPKWFQLYIFKDRELTECLVRRAEKARYRALVVCVDTPAPGLNRAERRNPLTLPARVTCANFIPKGTNTNGTDKANSCSANVLDYVRSQLDPSLGWEAVRWLMSITTLPVIVKGILNRSDAIVAAEIGVHGLIVSNSGGRQLDCAPAAIDVLPEIVSAVGTRLEVMLDSGVSQGTDVFKALALGARMVFIGRAAIYGLAVDGQRGVEEVLDILKTELESTMLNAGCGTLADVTPHHVCHELQLSHYNTDHLHRSWPNESFYSSRQRTLEHRRKTDIPNEEKTNDTDREDEDDLGNTIEKSPERITFQQRSVDVKLDEKVSCAEAAHVLSSPPPYRNVPLQLNISRGIFRSNTNNLTRHDTNSADLSTCAVEGKSKVLKTIINRKNVPQKRLKAYSMQNLCNAGIK; encoded by the exons ATGTTATTGGATCAACTTTTTCGGGCGAAGCGATCGCCTGCGCATACAGAGGTGCTTCGCTGCCAGCTGGCCTCTGTTGCCGACTACGAACAGCGATTGGTCGAGACGGTTGATCGCACTGTCCTGGATTATTGCCGCGGTGAAGCAGGAAGCGGACAAACTGTGACAAATAATCGGAATGCTTTTGATCGATTGCTTATCCGACCTCGTTGCTTGCAACGTATTGGCGGTAGTAGGTCCTTGGCTGTGACATCCTTTGGAATAAACTTCCGGATGCCAATCGGAATAGCACCTATCGCTTTGCAGCGAGTTGCATGTTCAGAAGGCGAAAAAGCAATGGCATCGGCTGCAAGAACCTTTGGTGTTCCATTCGTCTTAAGCGTTCTTTCGAGTGTATCGATCGAGGAGCTAGCAGAAGCCGTTCCACGTGCACCAAAATGGTTCCAATTGTACATCTTTAAAGATCGGGAGCTAACAGAGTGCCTTGTAAGGCGTgctgaaaaagccaggtatcGAGCGCTAGTGGTTTGTGTGGACACACCTGCACCAGGATTAAACCGCGCTGAGCGAAGAAATCCTTTGACATTGCCTGCAAGAGTGACCTGCGCCAATTTCATACCGAAAGGAACTAATACAAATGGTACCGATAAGGCCAATTCATGCTCTGCTAACGTACTCGATTATGTACGCAGTCAGCTCGATCCAAGCCTCGGATGGGAAGCCGTACGATGGCTAATGAGCATCACGACGCTGCCTGTGATTGTCAAGGGTATTTTAAATCGGTCGGATGCCATAGTTGCTGCCGAAATCGGTGTGCATGGTTTGATCGTATCCAATAGTGGAGGCCGCCAACTTGATTGTGCCCCAGCCGCA ATTGACGTATTGCCGGAAATTGTTAGCGCCGTTGGAACTCGCTTAGAGGTCATGCTAGACAGCGGTGTAAGTCAAGGTACGGACGTGTTCAAGGCTCTAGCGCTTGGTGCGCGTATGGTGTTCATCGGTCGTGCAGCTATATATGGCCTAGCTGTCGATGGTCAACGAGGTGTTGAGGAGGTTTTGGATATTTTGAAAACCGAATTAGAGTCTACGATGCTTAATGCTGGGTGTGGTACACTAGCCGATGTTACACCTCATCATGTATGCCACGAGCTACAATTATCACACTATAATACAGATCATTTACATAGATCCTGGCCTAATGAAAGCTTTTATAGCAGTCGCCAGCGAACACTTGAAcatcgaagaaaaacagacattccaaacgaggaaaaaaccAACGACACAGATCGTGAGGATGAAGATGATTTGGGAAACACTATTGAAAAGTCGCCTGAACGAATCACTTTTCAGCAACGCTCTGTGGACGTAAAACTGGACGAAAAAGTGTCGTGCGCTGAGGCAGCACATGTACTATCTTCACCTCCTCCGTACCGAAACGTTCCTTTGCAGCTTAATATTTCCCGGGGAATATTCCGTTCAAATACCAACAATTTAACTAGACATGACACCAACTCGGCCGATCTGAGCACATGTGCAGTAGAAGGAAAATCAAAAGTTTTAAAAACGATtataaatagaaaaaatgtACCGCAAAAACGATTGAAAGCATATTCGATGCAAAATCTTTGCAATgctggaataaaataa
- the LOC128731583 gene encoding luc7-like protein 3: protein MVDVARQLLDELMGRNRNLDPSVSARAVSWSDDEFCPYFLVKFCPHDLFVNTRADLGQCTKLHDDEAKRMFDDAKHCRKKNQYEEDFLRFCTNMINEVDRKIVKGKQRLLLMNSKTEGTKSVPKQQEQLNSLTERINKLVCEVEEAGTRGNVEQAQKLMEQCDQLKEEKETLLKQGESNGWSVTAEIAASQEKQMEVCEVCGAFLIVGDAQQRIDDHLTGKQHLGYSKLRKAVDEMYEARRKNSINLDERRVRDDDRRRRDNTKREDLKTRERDDRHNKREDRDHRNRYRRDYRDHKDRNDRHDIRQRDRHRRDRHDRDRDRSRSRSY from the exons ATGGTTGATGTAGCACGACAATTACTTGACGAACTGATGGGAAGGAACCGTAATTTAGATCCTTCGGTTTCAGCAAGGGCTGTGTCATGGTCTGACGACGAG TTTTGCCCATATTTCTTGGTAAAATTTTGTCCGCACGATCTTTTTGTTAACACTCGTGCCGATTTAGGCCAGTGCACAAAACTACATGACGATGAAGCGAAACGGATGTTCGACGACGCAAAGCAttgtcgcaaaaaaaatcaatacgaaGAGgattttttgcgcttttgtaCCAACATGATTAATGAAGTGGATCGCAAAATAGTGAAAGGTAAGCAAAGACTTTTACTCATGAATAGCAAAACGGAAGGAACGAAGTCTGTTCCGAAACAGCAGGAGCAATTGAATTCCTTGACTGAAAGGATCAACAAGTTAGTATGCGAAGTAGAGGAAGCTGGCACTAGAGGAAATGTTGAACAAGCACAG AAATTGATGGAACAATGTGATCAactaaaagaagaaaaagaaactttgTTAAAACAGGGCGAATCAAATGGATGGTCCGTAACTGCAGAAATCGCGGCAtcacaagaaaaacaaatggaagTTTGTGAAGTATGTGGAGCTTTCCTTATTGTTGGAGATGCACAGCAAAGGATTGATGATCATTTAACTGGAAAACAGCATCTTGG GTATTCCAAATTGCGAAAAGCAGTAGATGAAATGTATGAAGCTAGgagaaaaaattcaataaatctTGATGAACGTCGTGTAAGAGATGATGATCGACGCAGAAGAGATAATACAAAACGAGAAGACCTTAAAACACG TGAACGGGATGATCGTCATAATAAACGTGAAGACAGGGATCATCGTAATCGTTATCGTCGTGATTATCGAGATCATAAAGATCGCAACGATCGTCATGATATTCGCCAGCGAGATCGTCATAGACGCG ACCGTCATGATCGAGATCGGGATCGCAGCCGCAGCCGTAGCTATTAG
- the LOC128720416 gene encoding WD repeat-containing protein 74: protein MKFASVNSKCPSYTEKHIIYVGTHTGSFKRINLYEDNPYQQHNLQTIESLSKTSKITCMEFSNSDQTEILIGRANRCVKVFNCYEEDSLSNFEAGNDEVVGLGRSNDCIVVGCANGKVRIIKYPSPIEFSTGENLFRLRLCAEDETRMVTGGKQLKQIIKLWDLETQKVIFEAKNVRKVLELEQQVWDNDVVFANRNLIASCSRHGYVRLYDARGPQRRPVQDFTSSDPDDQLAFSCMTAHDNYLYVGTTTFGARAFDIRKMKKHIHVYKGFTGTVTSIRVDKTGNHLFTGCLDRYVRVHHAHQTALQYRCYVKSKPTQVLGTLCNEKNSKPSENTNMMNIDDEIQIVENDGDSDAEYDAIFSKMQTVKESVSKANKRKSTLESPIIRSSKQKK from the exons ATGAAGTTTGCTTCCGTAAATTCAAAGTGTCCATCATACACAGAAAAACATATTATATATGTTGGAACGCATACAGGTTCATTTAAAA GAATCAACTTGTATGAAGATAATCCGTATCAGCAACATAATTTGCAAACTATAGAATCGCTGAGCAAAACATCGAAGATCACATGCATGGAATTTAGTAATAGTGATCAAACAGAGATTCTGATTGGACGGGCAAATCGCTGCGTGAAAGTTTTTAACTGTTACGAGGAAGATAGTTTATCAAACTTCGAAGCTGGGAATGATGAAGTTGTTGGTCTCGGACGTAGCAATGATTGTATTGTAGTGGGATGTGCCAATGGAAAGGTGCGCATCATTAAGTATCCCTCGCCAATTGAATTTAGTACCGGTGAAAACCTCTTTCGTTTAAGACTATGTGCGGAAGATGAAACGCGTATGGTTACAGGTGGTAAacaattgaaacaaattatAAAACTTTGGGATCTTGAAACGCAAAAAGTGATTTTCGAGGCAAAAAACGTAAGAAAAGTTCTCGAATTAGAACAACAAGTCTGGGACAACGATGTGGTATTTGCTAATCGAAATCTTATTGCGTCATGTTCGCGTCATGGTTACGTTCGTCTTTACGATGCGAGAGGACCGCAGAGGCGACCGGTGCAAGATTTCACTTCATCAGATCCTGATGACCAACTTGCATTCTCGTGCATGACTGCTCATGATAACTACCTTTATGTAGGAACGACAACATTTGGAGCTAGAGCTTTTGACatacgaaaaatgaaaaagcatATTCATGTTTATAAAGGATTTACTGGGACTGTTACTTCAATTCGAGTGGATAAAACGGGTAACCATTTGTTCACCGGTTGCCTTGACAGATACGTGCGAGTACATCATGCTCATCAAACAGCTTTGCAATACCGATGTTACGTAAAATCCAAACCAACACAAGTATTGGGAACACTTTGTAACGAGAAAAATTCGAAGCCTTCAGAAAACACAAATATGATGAACATCGATGATGAAATACAAATAGTTGAAAACGATGGTGATTCTGATGCAGAATACGATGCCATATTCTCCAAAATGCAAACAGTCAA GGAGTCCGTttccaaagcaaacaaacgaaaatcaaCGTTGGAGAGCCCTATCATCAGATcgagtaaacaaaaaaaatga
- the LOC128730933 gene encoding uncharacterized protein LOC128730933 gives MAHEQNLAQRESFASEMLQHQQLNLKQQPDGEKMDVAESIHMRASVGEKRRYSELMCESDEDDFAGFDEDAASSENGILNSPRPLEYASITASENQLGNKCTADDDDGISELQNTLKQEDLEVSLTGITNESNKAMMKKKSNVLINTQDDIYKIPFKYGWKRELVYRANLDGNSKDKGEVYYITPTGKKLRTRNDIAAILHDDLTINNFTFVKEPVGGKPNEETIRSAKSYSNVPKRPIPGATHAMPLEISSDLGKRIPKPKMPKGASPPPPSSHGKTSTPGQTTSSKTMAINPQVSCKAGHVTSGNVGVLPSSGGQRNNVHGSSSTTKSSENFGMPAKQSKLGGKHNVECCTIQCILAMGMIPQLQCMVCNCMYHPECVNATTAEALARRFTCKSCMEDSMTVEMQQHQSYKESFGKFAVSGNGNSKNDTTKTLFISNNEGSLSSKSLVKSTSSSSKSLLKENTKRNQQLTTKPATVASVPNESVNSTSGYGYPTKDIPPQDVIVIGNHEYVVVPKGKSTVVKQKKFSNKSTNSLSQAPIKIADDSRKLSNNATNSGSNSGKLTNYANDRLSTDDMLRMATCVGSNKNDSSAKTGHINSSRDPSNFLSDVSAGYTCLMLTFDYLKVQELLRACSVCRMWNHLGNHPRFWKTVRMKNSYISDWTGMMAKLHKNGTKHLDLRKVLNVGSNDEIWQSFADHIAQAEQIEIIDLCRCSSAVVGNLLRSNPNLRVVNALAINNDPIDFVNFEHGVHLEELRLKSAAAISLNGDMHQLAALRNLRHLSLTSISKLGGTSIEALGSLNLLQSLELGECTEMGLNLAEILPKLTRLKRLRLEKGQENFDMFAILSGVSRMESLTQLELINCDVKLGFDKHLAICTNIRKLLLIPTYVSQSAATNRMVLKGIIKLHQTLHMVVWAVTVELLRVTELYIDTNVVEETGGSIPILKPVPGIDESGNTSVSQPDLPDEVEIVPLKKVQSILERKVPNTKLQILKIPFVNTWKQTMLDIV, from the exons atggCTCATGAACAAAATTTAGCACAACGCGAAAGTTTTGCCAGCGAAATGCTGCAACATCAACAGCTTAATCTGAAGCAGCAGCCTGACGGTGAAAAGATGGATGTCGCAGAAAGTATACATATGCGGGCTAGTGTAGGCGAAAAACGCAGATATAGTGAGCTGATGTGTGAAAGTGATGAAGACGATTTTGCAGGTTTTGATGAAGATGCTGCAAGCAGTGAGAATG GTATCTTAAATTCCCCACGTCCTTTGGAGTACGCATCTATTACAGCATCCGAAAATCAATTAGGAAATAAATGCAccgctgacgacgacgatggtatATCGGAGTTGCAAAACACTTTGAAACAG GAAGACTTGGAAGTTAGCTTAACTGGCATcacaaacgaaagcaataaagctatgatgaaaaagaaatccaatgTGTTGATAAACACGCAAGATGATATCTATAAAATACCTTTTAAATACGGATGGAAGCGGGAACTG GTTTATCGAGCGAATTTAGACGGAAACAGTAAGGATAAAGGCGAAGTCTATTATATTACACCTACAGGGAAGAAACTGCGTACCCGTAATGATATTGCGGCAATTTTACATGATGATCTTACCATCAATAACTTTACGTTTGTTAAAGAACCCGTTGGTGGAAAACCAAATGAAGAAACAATAAg GAGTGCCAAATCATACAGCAACGTTCCCAAACGGCCAATACCAGGCGCTACACATGCAATGCCTTTGGAAATTTCAAGTGACCTGGGTAAGCGAATTCCCAAGCCTAAAATGCCTAAAGGAGCAAGTCCACCGCCACCTTCGTCACATGGCAAAACCAGTACTCCTGGCCAAACAACTTCATCAAAAACGATGGCTATCAATCCACAAGTATCATGTAAAGCTGGCCATGTTACAAGCGGCAATGTCGGTGTTCTACCCTCTTCCGGTGGCCAACGTAACAATGTGCATGGATCTTCATCGACAACAAAGTCCAGTGAAAATTTTGGTATGCCTGCAAAGCAATCAAAATTGGGAGGAAAGCATAA CGTCGAATGCTGTACGATTCAATGTATACTAGCGATGGGGATGATTCCGCAGCTGCAGTGTATGGTATGTAACTGTATGTACCATCCGGAATGTGTAAATGCTACTACAGCAGAAGCATTAGCACGCAGATTTACTTGCAAG AGCTGCATGGAGGACTCTATGACAGTGGAAATGCAACAGCATCAATCATACAAAGAGTCATTCGGAAAGTTTGCTGTgagtggaaatggaaacagtAAAAACGATACCACTAAAACTCTGTTTATATCAAACAATGAAGGATCATTGTCATCGAAATCCCTAGTAAAATCGACATCTTCCAGCAGCAAATctttattaaaagaaaatacaaaacgGAATCAACAATTAACAACAAAGCCTGCAACTGTAGCAAGTGTTCCTAACGAATCAGTTAACAGCACTAGTGGGTATGGCTATCCTACAAAGGACATTCCGCCACAAGATGTTATCGTCATTGGCAATCATGAGTATGTTGTGGTTCCGAAAGGCAAATCCAcagttgtgaaacaaaaaaaattttcaaacaaatcaacaaattcACTATCTCAAGCCCCAAT CAAAATCGCAGACGATTCACGGAAGCTTAGTAACAATGCTACAAATAGCGGTTCTAACAGTGGTAAACTAACAAATTATGCCAACGACCGATTGTCGACTGACGATATGTTGCGGATGGCCACGTGTGTGGGAAGTAACAAAAATGATTCCAGTGCAAAGACGGGGCATATCAATTCCAGTCGAGATCCCTCCAATTTCTTGTCAGATGTCTCAGCGGGATATACTTGTTTGATGCTGACTTTTGACTATCTGAAAGTACAA GAACTGCTTCGAGCTTGTAGTGTGTGTCGGATGTGGAATCATTTGGGAAATCATCCTCGTTTCTGGAAAACAGTACGAATGAAAAACTCCTACATTAGCGATTGGACAGGAATGATGGCAAAACTGCATAAGAATGGAACGAAGCATCTTGATCTACGGAAAGTGTTAAATGTTGGCAGTAATGATGAGATATGGCAAAGTTTTGCAGATCACATTGCCCAAGCAGAGCAAATAGAAATAATTGATCTATGCCGATGCTCTTCGGCAGTAGTTGGAAACCTATTGCGATCGAACCCAAATCTTCGGGTGGTAAATGCATTAGCTATAAACAATGACCCCATCGATTTTGTGAACTTTGAACATGGTGTTCATCTGGAGGAATTACGACTTAAATCAGCTGCTGCTATTTCTTTGAATGGCGATATGCATCAATTGGCAGCTTTGCGTAATCTTAGGCATCTCTCATTAACATCCATCAGTAAGCTAGGAGGGACTTCAATTGAAGCTCTAGGATCCTTGAATCTATTACAGTCACTTGAATTAGGCGAGTGTACCGAAATGGGCTTGAATTTGGCAGAAATTTTGCCAAAGCTAACAAGATTGAAAAGATTGAGATTGGAAAAAGGTCAAGAGAATTTTGATATGTTTGCAATTTTGTCTGGCGTATCGAGAATGGAAAGCCTAACACAGTTGGAACTGATCAATTGTGATGTAAAATTAGGTTTCGATAAGCACCTTGCTATTTGCACAAATATTAGAAAACTTTTGCTTATCCCGACTTACGTGTCACAGTCTGCTGCCACGAATCGAATGGTTTTAAAAGGTATTATTAAGCTTCATCAAACATTGCACATGGTTGTCTGGGCCGTAACAGTTGAATTGTTACGTGTTACAGAGTTATACATTGATACAAATGTAGTAGAAGAAACGGGAGGTAGCATACCAATTTTAAAACCTGTGCCAGGCATTGACGAATCAGGCAACACGTCTGTTTCACAACCTGATTTGCCAGATGAGGTAGAAATCGTTCCTTTGAAAAAAGTTCAATCAATACTAGAACGCAAAGTACCCAATACAAAGTTGCAGATTCTTAAAATACCTTTTGTTAATACCTGGAAACAAACCATGTTAGATAtagtatga
- the LOC128722052 gene encoding lon protease homolog, mitochondrial codes for MIQILRNVPKTPLKHFSRCIRPIVVKVNNVEYRAYAASASAFASQTSYTGINKNGRQLLVNQCYGMTLPVGFRNFCSKNDSNSADSVDSANESINYANQLPATVAIPEVWPHLPVIATKRNPVFPRFMKILEVTNPMLIDLIRRKVKLNQPYVGIFLKRDDDNPNEVMETSKEVYNIGTFAQIQEMQDLGDRLRLVVTAHRRIKIVGQLYEDLETRTVSKEMTIKYPFFKTQIDVTLDEPDAEKRRRKHKLRKKQVRNANNDHSTDGEVLEEIPKRRLLNDGEQQPLLMVEVENVKHENFKNTEEVKALTQEVIKTIRDIITMNPLYRESLQQMLHQQNQRVLDNPVYLCDLGASLSAAEPAELQEILEEMDIPKRLMLSLSLLKKELELSKLQAKIGREVEEKVKQQHRKYILQEQLKVIKKELGIEKDDKDAIGEKYRERIKDKVVPKAVADVIEEELTKLNFLESHSSEFNVTRNYLDWLTTLPWGVMSEENLDIDQASKILDEDHYGMEDIKKRILEFIAVSQLKGTTQGKILCFHGPPGVGKTSIARSIAKALNREYFRFSVGGMTDVAEIKGHRRTYVGAMPGKLIQCLKKTKTENPLVLIDEVDKIGRGYQGDPSSALLELLDPEQNINFLDHYLDVPVDLSKILFICTANVIDTIPEPLRDRMEMIDMSGYVAEEKLAIAKQYLIPQAKRDSGVEDKHITITDDALHSLIKSYCRESGVRNLQKHIEKIVRKVAFKIVQKEALFTEVTDTNLSDLLGKPIFTHDRMYDLTPPGVVMGLAWTAMGGSALYIETAKRKLLDTTSGDHKESAGDGSLELTGHLGDVMKESARISLTVARNFIKQTDISNNFLESNHIHLHVPEGATPKDGPSAGVTIVTALLSLAKGKPIRQNVAMTGEISLMGKVLPVGGIKEKTIAAKRSGVNCIILPDENKKDFTDLPKFITEGLEVHFATTYADVYRIVFSDV; via the exons ATGATTCAAATTCTTCGAAACGTACCCAAAACGCCATTAAAACATTTCAGCCGTTGCATTCGGCCGATTGTCGTTAAGGTTAACAATGTGGAGTATAGAGCGTATGCTGCATCAGCATCTGCATTTGCATCTCAAACCAGCTATACCGGAATCAACAAAAACGGCCGTCAGCTATTAGTAAATCAATGTTACGGCATGACACTGCCTGTGGGATTTAGAAATTTCTGCAGTAAAAATGATTCCAATTCTGCTGATTCAGTTGACTCTGCAAACGAATCTATTAATTATGCAAACCAGCTTCCTGCCACTGTTGCGATACCAGAAGTATGGCCACACTTGCCTGTTATTGCTACAAAGCGTAACCCTGTGTTTCCAAGGTTTATGAAGATTTTAGAG GTTACAAACCCAATGTTAATCGACCTTATCAGAAGAAAAGTGAAACTGAATCAGCCATACGTTGGTATTTTCCTGAAGAGGGACGATGATAACCCTAACGAGGTAATGGAAACATCCAAAGAGGTTTACAACATAGGAACATTTGCACAAATTCAAGAAATGCAAGATCTTGGCGACCGTTTACGATTGGTCGTGACAGCCCATCGACGGATTAAAATTGTTGGGCAACTATATGAAGATCTTGAAACCCGAACTGTTAGTAAAG AAATGACCATAAAATATCCATTCTTTAAAACGCAAATTGACGTCACGCTAGATGAACCAGATGCAGAAAAGCGTCGACGAAAACATAAATTACGGAAAAAGCAGGTTCGTAACGCCAACAATGATCATTCGACTGATGGAGAAGTGTTGGAGGAGATTCCAAAGCGAAGGTTGTTGAATGATGGTGAGCAGCAACCGCTGCTTATGGTAGAAGTAGAGAACGTAAAACATGAAAACTTTAAAAATACGGAAGAGGTTAAAGCTCTAACTCAGGAAGTGATAAAAACTATTCGGGATATTATCACTATGAATCCATTATATCG AGAGAGCCTACAACAAATGTTGCATCAACAAAATCAAAGAGTTTTAGACAATCCTGTTTATTTGTGTGATTTAGGCGCTTCATTGTCAGCTGCTGAACCTGCTGAATTACAAGAGATATTGGAAGAAATGGAT ATACCCAAACGATTGATGCTTTCATTATCGTTATTGAAAAAAGAACTAGAGCTTTCGAAGCTCCAAGCTAAAATTGGACGTGAAGTAGAAGAGAaggtaaaacaacaacatcgcaAGTACATTCTGCAAGAGCAGCTCAAAGTAATCAAAAAAGAACTGGGTATAGAAAAAGATGACAAAGATGCCATTGGAGAAAAATATCGTGAGCGTATAAAAGATAAGGTCGTACCAAAAGCCGTTGCAGACGTGATTGAAGAAGAATTGACAAAATTGAACTTTCTCGAAAGCCATAGTTCCGAGTTCAA tGTGACACGAAACTATTTGGATTGGCTGACCACTCTTCCATGGGGCGTGATGAGTGAGGAAAATTTGGATATTGATCAAGCAAGCAAAATTTTGGACGAAGATCATTACGGCATGGAAGACATCAAAAAACGAATACTTGAATTCATTGCCGTTAGTCAGTTAAAAGGTACAACCCAAGGTAAAATTTTGTGTTTCCATGGCCCGCCAGGTGTAGGTAAAACAAGTATCGCTCGATCAATCGCGAAGGCGCTGAATAGAGAATATTTTCGATTCAGCGTGGGAGGAATGACGGATGTAGCAGAAATAAAAGGTCACAGGCGAACATACGTGGGCGCAATGCCTGGCAAGTTGATACAGTGTttgaaaaagacaaaaactGAAAATCCTCTAGTCTTAATTGATGAAGTGGATAAAATTGGAAG AGGATATCAAGGAGATCCCAGCTCAGCATTGCTAGAACTGCTAGATCCAgaacaaaatataaatttcTTGGACCACTATCTAGATGTGCCGGTAGATTTAtcaaaaattttatttatctgtACGGCCAACGTGATTGATACAATCCCGGAACCATTACGTGATCGAATGGAAATGATTGATATGTCGG GCTACGTGGCAGAAGAAAAGCTAGCTATAGCCAAACAGTACCTTATTCCACAAGCCAAACGAGACAGTGGCGTGGAAGACAAACACATAACGATTACGGATGACGCGTTGCACTCGTTAATTAAAAGCTACTGTCGAGAATCCGGTGTACGTAACTTACAAAAGCACATAGAGAAAATAGTGCGAAAAGTAGCCTTCAAGATCGTACAAAAAGAGGCTTTATTTACTGAGGTTACAGATACGAATTTAAGTGACTTACTAGGCAAACCAATTTTTACACATGATCGAATGTATGATTTAACGCCACCTGGAGTGGTTATGGGTCTGGCGTGGACAGCAATGGGTGGTTCAGCGTTGTATATAGAAACGGCTAAACGCAAATTACTGGATACCACAAGTGGCGACCACAAGGAATCTGCCGGAGATGGATCTTTAGAACTTACTGGTCATCTGGGAGATGTTATGAAAGAATCCGCTCGGATATCATTAACGGTAGCAAGAAACTTTATCAAACAAACAgatatttcaaacaatttcctAGAATCTAATCACATACACCTCCATGTTCCCGAGGGAGCAACTCCGAAAGATGGTCCTAGTGCTGGTGTGACAATTGTTACTGCGTTGCTTTCATTAGCTAAGGGAAAACCTATTCGCCAAAATGTAGCAATGACCGGGGAAATTTCGCTGATGGGAAAAGTGTTACCTGTGGGaggcataaaagaaaaaacaatcgcaGCAAAACGCAGTGGCGtaaattgcatcattttaCCAGACGAAAACAAGAAAGATTTTACTGATCTACCCAAATTTATTACAGAAGGGCTAGAAGTACACTTCGCTACTACTTATGCAGATGTTTACCGCATTGTGTTTTCGGACGTATAA
- the LOC128722053 gene encoding 39S ribosomal protein L2, mitochondrial: protein MAIFASLLNRVSLSLMVKDVRQTSTRFISLKSLDILLNKPKPGCGKSYRRIVHFPDEYTVEPLRVTNLAGRDPETGRLIAKGIGGGIKHKYHWIKWVRDGPSEGPPQIEKVIDVIDDGCRTAKVAFVAIGNEMKYILATENMKAGDLLKTSRFIPRIPVRANEGDAYPLGALQVGTQVHCLERYPGQPCHLIHAAGSYGTILRKFGDLVVVQLPSKQEFAFQQTCMATVGRVSNIMHSKTPIGSAQKNRELGNRPRSGLWQRKDGRHGRKVRRLPPMRVISPLPEKATEPLKLTLKF, encoded by the exons ATGGCCATCTTTGCTAGTTTATTAAATCGGGTGTCCCTTTCGTTAATGGTAAAAGATGTGCGTCAAACTAGCACTAGGTTTATATCGTTGAAAAGCTTAGACATATTATTGAACAAACCTAAACCGGGATGCGGAAAATCATATCGCCGAATTGTGCACTTCCCGGATGAGTATACCGTAGAACCACTGCGTGTTACAAATCTAGCCGGCCGCGATCCGGAAACCGGACGATTAATAGCCAAAGGTATCGGTGGTGGTATCAAGCACAAGTATCACTGGATAAAATGGGTACGAGATGGGCCTAGTGAAGGGCCACCTCAGATCGAAAAGGTCATTGATGTGATTGATGACGGTTGTCGTACCGCAAAGGTGGCGTTTGTTGCCATCGGAAACGAAATGAAGTATATTCTAGCAACGGAAAATATGAAAGCGGGAGATTTACTTAAAACATCACGTTTTATCCCTCGAATACCgg TACGCGCAAATGAAGGAGATGCCTATCCGCTAGGAGCTCTTCAGGTTGGTACACAAGTGCATTGTTTGGAAAGATATCCGGGGCAGCCGTGCCATTTGATTCATGCTGCTGGATCCTATGGTACAATTCTTCGTAAGTTTGGTGATCTCGTCGTTGTTCAGTTGCCTTCGAAACAAGAATTTGCGTTCCAGCAAACCTGTATGGCCACTGTAGGCCGTGTTTCGAATATCATGCACAGTAAAACACCGATCGGTTCTGCTCAAAAAAATAGAGAACTAGGCAATCGGCCACGTTCGGGACTATGGCAACGCAAGGATGGACGACATGGCCGGAAGGTACGTCGCCTACCTCCGATGCGAGTAATATCCCCTCTACCTGAAAAAGCCACAGAACCGCTAAAATTGACCCTTAAATTTTAA